GCGGCGTTGTTGATCAAGAACAGACCAATTAAAAAGGGAATGCCAATTCGCCGGAGACGATCTTTGAGGTAATTCGCTATGCCCTTCTTATGTACTGATCGCGGCACAAAGTAGCCCGAGAGCAGAAATAACATATAGATGAAGAAGGTGTTGCAGAAATATCCAAACCAGATGCTAATACCTCCAAAGAAAGGCACTGCAGCTCCCTCGATTGGAATACGCACTCCCATCCAACTAATGCCAAAAGCCATTGGAACATGGACAGTAATGACTAGCGCGATCATTAGCGCCCTGATCTGATCAAAGAAGAGCACACGCTGGTTGGTGCTGATTTGTTTGTTAGTCATAGAATATAGAATCAGTATCAGCAGGAATTAAAAATTCTTGCTCCCCTATATGGGTGATTCCTGTCTGAGTATTGAGTGAGTAAGAGTGACCTAACTGTCACAGTGGCTAGTGACTTTCGCCCAATTGCCAAGCCATCAGCCTGTCTGTCTCTTCTACAACCAGCAAAGGCTTCATCTACTCGGACTTGACCTCACCACCTATTATCGCGTCCAAGTTATTCAATTCCCAGTACCAGCCAAGACTTGTAGCCATCGCCGAAAGGGCGGTGAAGGCGCATCCCCCAAACGGACTAAAGACTTATGCCCAGCTGCCAAGCCATAAGCATCTCTCTCTCCTCTTCAACCAATAAAGGCACCATCCAATCCGACCCGACTTCACCAGTACATCCTTCCAAGCTGTTCAATGCCAAGGGCCAACCCACCCTTGAAGCCCTCAGCGTCCTCTGAGTGTCGAGGTTCATTGGTTTAGGGCCACTGCATCAAGTTTCCCTGCTGCAATAAAAACCCCGGTGGGGTGTGTCAGGCAAGCCCCAACAGATATTTCTGCGGGGCAGTCCTGGTCCTGGACGGGATCTGGGAAAACCTAACGAATAGGTCTCAATATCGTTCTATCAAAAAAGACAATGTCCCTCAACCTTCCGCGGGCTTCTAAATCGCGAAAGATTGATGGTTGTGGGACTGTTGACCCCGTCCAAAGAGTCACATCAGTATTTTTATGCCTGCTTGAGGCTTGGTTAGTGCGAAAAGTTCTCAATAGGTGTGACCATTGAGCTTGTCGCATGAAAAACGGCGAGTCTGACCGACCTGGCAAAGCACCGCAGGTTGGGCATCCGAGATGGGGTGAACCATTTCGTTTCAGAGGAAGGATCAGCGCTCGAACTCTTGAGCGGGCATCCCGTTCTGAAAGACAAAGAGGCTGTATTTTCCGAGGCGATGGAACGATAGCGGATTGGAATTTATCCGCACATAAGACTTGCCCTGATCAACTGCCAAGAATTCAAAACTCCAATTCTTGCTCCAGATCTGCGCGTTGCCAGCGGACTGACGAAATTCACACGGAAAGATTTCAGTGAGGGGAGAATCTCCATACTTGGAGAGTTTGCACTCAGCCTTGATGATTTCAGCTTGCGATGGTGCTGATGTGAAGGCGGCAGCGAAGGCGAGCGCTGCGGCGGTGAATGTGGTGCGGATCATTTGATTTGCTCGACTTGATTACGGATAACGAGCTGTGGTCCAAAGCTATTCCAAGTGAAAAAAGCCATGGATCTGACCACAGCGACGTGAAAGACCAAACCACCCAAGTTGTGCTTAAACACTGGTTTTTGGCGTGGTCCCTGCTGCTAATGGGCAGAGGGTTGACCCCAGTCGTTAGTCATCAGTTGTGCTCTCCATAGGTCTTATGCGGCTAGCGTTGTGGAACGCTTTGACCGTGTTGGCGGCTTGCCATTCCCTGATCGCTGGCACGTTGAACCGCATAGGTCCACTTGGCTTGCCTTTGGCATAGATCCAATGCTTTCCAGGCGTTAGATCACCAGCCCATTGCAGGCTGCGTCAAGCGGTGGATCCAATGCCGAGTTGTAGTTGTGCCGATACTTCGCTTGCGTTTAGCCAGTCGGTACACGCAGGAGTTCCGTTGCGTTTGTGCATCGTGTTGCCGTCTATTAGTGACGTTTCCCTTTGTCTAGGCAAGGTCAAAAAAGCTTGGCGCTGCTCTTGACCGTCAATGCTCACGGGACAAAGGCTTGACGGTACAAAAAAGCCGCCCTGGGGAGGCGGCAACTGAGCCCGTCAATACTGACGTCTCGGGCATCGGGGTGACAGGATTCGAACCTGCGACATCCTGCTCCCAAAGCAGGCGCGCTACCAAACTGCGCTACACCCCGCAGCTCACGTACTTTAAAGGAATGGGTTCTCTTGATCCTTTAGATGCGTGTCTAAGCTGACAAAAAGCTTTTCCGGGCATGTCGGAATCCTGGACTCCTGGTGCGGTTGATGCGTTAAGGCAGAAACACAATCTCCCTTTTGTACGAACCGATTCCCAGGGTCAGGTCGTTGAGTTTAATGACCGCTTCCGCCTGGTTTATGGCTGGGACGATCGCTTGGTAGGTCAAACCATTGGGATGATCTTGCCCGCATCGTTCCGTGAGCTTCATCACGCAGGCTTCTCTCGGTTCAAATTCACAGAGACCTCATCGCTTCTGAATCACCCTCTTGAGTTGGCGACCATTTGTAGTGATGGAGCAGAGATTCGTAGTGAACATTTCATCGTTGCAGAATGCGGCGATTCTGGTGGTTGGAGCTTTGCGGCAACGCTGAGGCCCCTGGAGGGCCCCCATGCCTGTTGAAGACAGCTTTTCAGCTTCCCCAGAGTCCAGATTGCTGATACAGCAGATGAGGGAGTCGCTCGGATTGTTGCGAGTTGCATTCGATTCGACTGGTGAAGCGATGTTGATCGTTGACGAATCCTCTGCAGTGCGCTGGGCCAACCAGCAAGCCGCAGATCTTTGGGGAGGAGGAATCACATTGCAGATGGTTGGTCGACCACTTTCCGCTTTGCTGAATTTTTATCATCTTGATCGACGTCCCTTGGGGGAGGAAGAGCCCAGTCACCCCCTACATAAAGCCCGATCTGCTGAAGGTCGTAATACCTTCCTATTGCAAGCACTTTCTAGTTCTGTTATTGATCCTGATCAGTCAAGACTGATTAAGCGATCGGTGAGTTGGCGTCTGATTATTCAAATGAATCAGAGCTTTGTTCTGCTGATATTTCGTGATCTTGATCCATTGGAGAAAGCCTTGGCAAGGCAACAACAATTTATCAACAATCTTGCTCATGAATTAAGAACGCCGCTTGCAATTATTGCTGGCAATTTGCATCGACTTAGGCGTAAACAACAGTCTTCTGATAATGTTCGACAATCACTGTCTGATGCCACTGCGGAAACTCAAAGGATGGCAACTCTGGTTGATAATCTTTTGTTGCTTTCTGAGTTGGATGCTGATTCTCGCTGTTGGAAGTTACAAGTCGATGATTTGCGAATTTTTCTGGATCAGTGGACTGTCACGCTAGGTTCTGGTTTGAGAGGCTGTCTTTGGGTCGATGTTGTTGATGAGGCTGATGACTATCTAGTTCAGATTGATCAGGATGCTTTGCATTCTATTCTTGATAACTTGCTTGATAATAGTTGTCGTTTTTGTCGCTCCGAGCCGTTGATTCAGATCCGATTGATTCGAACTGAATCCTACGTAGAGCTGCTATTCATTGATAACGGTCCTGGGGTTCAGAGTGAGGATCAATGTGTTGCAGTGTTTGATCGATTTGCCCGTATTCAGGACCATCGAAATCCCGACATTGCTGATGGAGGAGGGCTTGGACTTCCTTTGGTGAAGAGCCTGATGGAAGGAATGGGAGGCTCAGCAAGTTGCTCGTCTCCTCAAGCAACAGCTAGCTCAGGCCTGAATGGCCTTGTCGTATCGTTGCGATTTCCACACCCAAAGTCATCCACTGGGATGGTGAATTCTGATTAGAGATATCGCTTCAGCAATTCAGGTAGGAGTTCGAATAAATCTGGTTTGAGAATGAAATCGCTGGCGCCGAGTGCCTTGGCTTCGCTCCGTTTTTGATCTTCGTTGAAGGCAGTAACAACCAACACTGGAACAAGATTGGGACGCTCACTCAGCCGTTGTAGGCAGGTCATGCCATCCATCTTTGGCATCATTAAATCTAGCAAAATTAAATCTACTTTTCGTTGATCTAGCAGTTCCAGTAAAGCTTCTCCGTCCGGGCAAACAACAGGCTCCACTCCCTCGTCAATTAATTCATCCCGAATTAATTCTCGTATTCGTGGATCATCGTCAACGATCGCAACGCACTTCATGGTTTTTTCGATCCAAGGAGCTTTTGCCTGAAACCATTAAGAAAGAATGGAAAAAGGTTTAGCTTTGAACAAATGGGTCGCCTGAGATTCGAACTCAGGACCAATCGGTTAAAAGCCGAGTGCTCTACCGCTGAGCTAGCGACCCGCCGCATGGGCATGCCAATCAGGCACCTGTGGAGGTTATCACTCAACGATCCTCCCGCATGATATTTCCTTCCCATACTGATCACCGAGTTAGGAATGGACAACCTGTGGCCCCAGCCCAGCATTGCTTCGGATGCCTTTATTGCACCTGGAGCTGTACTGATGGCCGATGTGACTGTGAGCTCAGGAGCAAGCATTTGGCCCACGGCCGTTGCCCGTGGTGATATGGCACCAATTCTGATCGGTGCTCGCAGCAACGTTCAGGAGGGAGCTGTTTTGCACGGCGATCCCACTTTTCCCGTTCACATTGCTGAAAACGTGACGATTGGACATCGAGCCGTTGTTCACGGTGCTTCGCTAGAGGCTGGGTGTCTAATTGGTATCGGTGCCGTTGTGCTCAATGGCGTCACAGTTGGGCGAGGGGCCCTTGTTGCTGCTGGGTCTGTGGTCACGAAGGATGTCCCAGCCCAAACCCTTGTGGCCGGTGTGCCTGCAAAGGTGAAACGTGAGCTGGGTCAGGAGGAAATCAAGGATCAGTGGCACCACGCAGATCACTACGCCGAACTAGCTGCGCAGTGGTCTCAATTGCTGCAAAACCAAACGGACTGCCCACTGTTGATCCCCCCTTCTCCCGACTGTCCTTAAACTCCAAAAGATTTTGTGAATGAACCCATGGACCTTCGGCTCGTGCTCGTTGCTTCTCCGATCCTTCTGGCACTTGCCTGGGCTGGGTTCAACATCGGTCGTGCTGCTGTTGGGCAGCTCCAGCTGATGATCAAACGAAGCCGTGCTTGATGGTGATCGATAGGGTTGAGCTGAGTTCTCGATTCCATCGTCCTTGAGCGAACAGTCTTCGGTTGTTGTGATTGGTGCCGGCCTTGCCGGTACAGAAGCTGCTTGGCAGGTCGCGAACGCTGGCGTTCCCGTCACGCTCTGGGAAATGCGCCCTATCAAGCGATCCCCCGCTCATCACAGCTCTGAATTTGCTGAGCTTGTTTGCAGCAACAGCTTCGGAGCTCTCAGTAGTGACCGTGCATCAGGGTTGTTGCAGGAAGAGTTAAGGCGCCTCGGATCACTCGTCATCCAAACAGCTGATCATCACTCCGTTCCCGCCGGCGGAGCTCTTGCTGTCGATCGTGGCCGATACAGCGCAGCACTGACATCTGCCCTAGACGATCACCCTTTGGTAACGATTCGTCGAGAAGAGCAGCTAACTCTTCCAGATCCTGATCAGATCACCGTGTTGGCCACAGGCCCTCTGACCAGTGAAGCGTTGGCCGATGATCTACGCGTTTTCACAGGCCGAGAAGATTGCCATTTCTTCGATGCGGCGAGCCCGATCGTTGAGGGTGAAAGTATTGATATGACCAAGGCTTTTCGGGCCAGTCGCTACGACAAGGGCGATGCCGACTACATCAATTGCCCAATGGATCGAGACCAGTTTTTGGCGTTTCGAACCGCCCTGCTGGAGGCCGAACAAGCCGATCTGAAGGACTTTGACAAGAACAGTGCCACTTTTTTTGAGGGCTGCTTGCCGATTGAAGAGTTGGCCCGTCGTGGAGAGGACACGATGCGTTATGGACCTCTCAAGCCAATTGGTTTATGGGATCCGCGCTGGGGAGATGTGAATGACCGTGATGTGCGGCGCGCAAAACGGGCCTATGCCGTTGTTCAATTGCGGCAGGAAGATAAGGATGGGAGGCTCTGGAATCTCGTGGGTTTCCAGACCAATCTCAAGTGGGGAGAACAGAAACGGGTGCTGCGTTTAATCCCAGGGTTAGAGCAGGCCGATTTTGTTCGTTTTGGGGTGATGCATCGCAACACCTTTTTGGAGGCTCCAGAACTGTTGGAGCCAACTCTTCAGTTTCGACGCCGCCCTCATTTGCTCGCTGCTGGTCAAATCACAGGCACTGAGGGATATGCAGCCGCTGTTGCAGGAGGCTGGTTGGCGGGTACAAATGCAGCACGGTTGGTTCATGGTCATGACCCGATCCAGTTGCCACACACCACGATGATTGGGGCACTCACCCATTTCATTAGTGAGGCGCCGTCTGGAAAATTTCAACCGATGCCCCCTAACTTTGGCTTGATGCCTGAACTTCAGGAGCGCATTAAAGAGAAGCGAGCCCGTTATGGGGCTTATCGCGACAGAGCCTTGGCGGATCTTCAGCAAACCATCGATGAGAGCCAGGTAGCCAATGT
The window above is part of the Synechococcus sp. WH 8020 genome. Proteins encoded here:
- a CDS encoding PAS domain-containing protein, with the translated sequence MSESWTPGAVDALRQKHNLPFVRTDSQGQVVEFNDRFRLVYGWDDRLVGQTIGMILPASFRELHHAGFSRFKFTETSSLLNHPLELATICSDGAEIRSEHFIVAECGDSGGWSFAATLRPLEGPHAC
- a CDS encoding sensor histidine kinase — protein: MPVEDSFSASPESRLLIQQMRESLGLLRVAFDSTGEAMLIVDESSAVRWANQQAADLWGGGITLQMVGRPLSALLNFYHLDRRPLGEEEPSHPLHKARSAEGRNTFLLQALSSSVIDPDQSRLIKRSVSWRLIIQMNQSFVLLIFRDLDPLEKALARQQQFINNLAHELRTPLAIIAGNLHRLRRKQQSSDNVRQSLSDATAETQRMATLVDNLLLLSELDADSRCWKLQVDDLRIFLDQWTVTLGSGLRGCLWVDVVDEADDYLVQIDQDALHSILDNLLDNSCRFCRSEPLIQIRLIRTESYVELLFIDNGPGVQSEDQCVAVFDRFARIQDHRNPDIADGGGLGLPLVKSLMEGMGGSASCSSPQATASSGLNGLVVSLRFPHPKSSTGMVNSD
- a CDS encoding photosystem II protein Y codes for the protein MDLRLVLVASPILLALAWAGFNIGRAAVGQLQLMIKRSRA
- a CDS encoding response regulator transcription factor; this encodes MKCVAIVDDDPRIRELIRDELIDEGVEPVVCPDGEALLELLDQRKVDLILLDLMMPKMDGMTCLQRLSERPNLVPVLVVTAFNEDQKRSEAKALGASDFILKPDLFELLPELLKRYL
- the trmFO gene encoding FADH(2)-oxidizing methylenetetrahydrofolate--tRNA-(uracil(54)-C(5))-methyltransferase TrmFO, with product MSEQSSVVVIGAGLAGTEAAWQVANAGVPVTLWEMRPIKRSPAHHSSEFAELVCSNSFGALSSDRASGLLQEELRRLGSLVIQTADHHSVPAGGALAVDRGRYSAALTSALDDHPLVTIRREEQLTLPDPDQITVLATGPLTSEALADDLRVFTGREDCHFFDAASPIVEGESIDMTKAFRASRYDKGDADYINCPMDRDQFLAFRTALLEAEQADLKDFDKNSATFFEGCLPIEELARRGEDTMRYGPLKPIGLWDPRWGDVNDRDVRRAKRAYAVVQLRQEDKDGRLWNLVGFQTNLKWGEQKRVLRLIPGLEQADFVRFGVMHRNTFLEAPELLEPTLQFRRRPHLLAAGQITGTEGYAAAVAGGWLAGTNAARLVHGHDPIQLPHTTMIGALTHFISEAPSGKFQPMPPNFGLMPELQERIKEKRARYGAYRDRALADLQQTIDESQVANVACTA
- a CDS encoding gamma carbonic anhydrase family protein, which codes for MDNLWPQPSIASDAFIAPGAVLMADVTVSSGASIWPTAVARGDMAPILIGARSNVQEGAVLHGDPTFPVHIAENVTIGHRAVVHGASLEAGCLIGIGAVVLNGVTVGRGALVAAGSVVTKDVPAQTLVAGVPAKVKRELGQEEIKDQWHHADHYAELAAQWSQLLQNQTDCPLLIPPSPDCP